CTCCGGTTGAAGCGCTTCGGCACCGCGGACCTGGATGCCATCCGCCAGCTGGCTGAGGATTACGCCAAGCTGTGCGAGGCCCGGGACGCCGCCCAGGCCAGTGTCAACGCCAAGTCCGCCGCAGCGGACACCTTATATAGTAGTCTCTCCTCCAACGAACAGGGCATCCTGCTGGAGGTCCGGCGCTTCGCTCCCGACGCCTTCGACATCCCCACGGCGGACCAGCTGCTCCGGGCCTGTGCCGTCCGGCGGAAGGAGCTGGCGGAGGCGGAGACCGCCGCCCGGGAGGCACGGATGCGCTATGAGCTTCAGGTCCAGCAGGCGCCCGCTCCCGGCACGCCGGAGGCGGATGTCCCCGCTCCCGTCCGGAGCCGGGAGGCCATCTCCACGGAGCTGGACCGGGTCCGCGCCGCACTGGCGGAGGCCCGCTCCTCCGCGGACCGTCTGGACGGCCAGCTCCACGCCGCGGGCGATCCCGCGGTGCTGCGGGCTTCTGCCGAGGACCTGGCTGCCCGAAAGGAGCGGCTGGAAACGGAGTACAGCGCTCTCCGGCTGGCTATGGAGGCACTGGAGGGGGCCAACACCGCCCTGCAGAACCGCTTCTCTCCCGCTCTGGGCCGCCGGGCAGCGGAGATCTTTTCCCGACTGACCGACAACCACTATGCCGGTGTGGTGCTGGACCGGAGCTTCCGCCTCTCGGCAGAGCCTGTGGGAGACCCGGTGTTCCGGGATGCCGCCCTGCTCTCCGCCGGCGCGCTGGACCAGCTGTATCTGGCGGTGCGCCTGGCCATCTGTGAGCTGGTGCTGCCGCCGGAGAAGCAGGTGCCCATCGTGCTGGACGACGCCCTGGCCAATTTTGACGACAGCCGCTGCGCTGCGGCCCTGCAGTTTTTGAAAGAGGCCGCCGGGAACCGGCAGATCCTGCTCTTCACCTGCCACAGCCGGGAGGGGGAATTTTTTGCCGGAGACAGGGAAGTTTTCGTCCAGCGGTTGACGGATGCGGCGGTAGAGGTATAAGATATGGAATACTCCCCGTTCCCCGCAGCGGCGGGGCCGGGAGCCTGTGTTTATCAATTACGCGAAAGCGAAAAAAGGAGATATCCATACTATGAGCGAATGCACCCACGACTGCTCCACCTGCGGCGAGAGCTGCAGCGAGCGGCAGGAACCCCAGTCCCTGCTGAAGGAGCACCATCCCGAAGCCCACATCGGTAAGGTGTTCGGCATCGTGTCCGGCAAGGGCGGCGTCGGAAAGTCCATGGTCACCAGCCAGCTGGCGGTCACCATGCGCCGCCGGGGCCATCAGGTCGGCATTCTGGATGCCGACGTCACCGGTCCCTCCATCCCCAAGGCCTTCGGCATCCACGGCCAGGCCACAGGCAGCGAGGCGGGCCTGTATCCCATGGTGTCCAAAACCGGCATTCAGGTGATGAGCACCAACCTGCTGCTGCCCAACGAGACGGACCCGGTCATCTGGCGGGGCCCGGTCATCTCCGGCGTGGTCCAGCAGTTCTGGACCGACGTGCTGTGGAACTGCGACTACCTGTTCGTGGATATGCCGCCGGGAACCGGCGATGTGTCCCTCAGTGTGTTCCAGTCCATTCCCCTGGACGGCATTGTGATCGTGGCCTCTCCCCAGGAGCTGGTGAGCATGGTGGTGGAGAAGGCCGTGAAGATGGCAGAGATGATGGAGGTCCCCATCGTGGGCCTGGTGGAGAACATGAGCTATGTCACCTGCCCGGACTGCGGGAAGCAGATCCATCTCTTCGGCCAGGGCAAAACTGCCGAAGCTGCGGAGCGCCACCATCTTCCCGTGCTGGCGGAGATGCCCATCGACCCGGCCCTGGCCGCCCTTACCGACGCCGGAGACATCGAGTCCTTCCAGGGCAGCTGGCTGGAGGCTGCCGCCGACAAGCTGGAGGGGAAATAATGCCCAACGCCGCGCCGTGTCCTTCCACGGCGCGGCGTTTGCCGCGTTTTGTCCGTCCTATGCAAATCCACCGGAGGAAGCACCTTCTTTTTGTGGGCAAAAACAGTTGCAAAATCCGGCAGGATTCGAGATAATAGAAAAAGATCAAATTTGGCATAAAACCATGCAAAATACAGACAGATCGAGGGGGAATCACCCATGCAGGAACTGAAAGACCGCATCGTGAAAGAGGGCAAGGTGCTGCCCGGCAACATCATCAAGGTGGATGGTTTTCTGAACCACCGCATCGACACGGAGCTGATGGACCATATCGCAGAGGAGTTCGGCAAACACTTCAATATGGACGAGGTCACCATGATCCTCACCGCCGAGGCCAGCGGCATCGCCCTGTCCGCCATCGTGGCCCACCACTTCCACAAGCCCATGATCTTCGCCAAGAAGGCCAAGAGCGACAACATCGAGGGCGGCCTGTACCAGAGCGACATCTTCTCCTACACCTATAAGAAAAAGGTGACGCTGCTGGTTTCCAAGGAGTGGCTCTCCGCCGACGACAAGGTCCTGATTATCGACGACTTCATGGCCAACGGCGAAGCCATGCGGGGCCTGTGCGACATCGTCAACGCCGCCGGTGCCACGCTGGTGGGCATCGGCTGCGCGGTAGAAAAGGGATTCCAGGGCGGCGGCGACCGGCTGCGGGCCGCGGGTGTGAACCTGAAGTCCCTGGCCATCATCGAGTCCGCCGAGCCCGGCAACATCGTCTTCCGGGGCGAGGACTGATCCTCTGCATTTTCCGCGGCACTCTGTAAGATTCGTCTCTTTTTTCCGTCTGATAGGATAGCGGAACGATCGTTCCCTATCTTCCGGCGCATCAGAAAAAGGAGGACTTTTCCATGAAACGGCCCCCACTGTTTCTGGTACTGCTGACCCTGGCCCTAGCGCTGCTCCCCAGCTGTACGCCGCCGGGAGGCGGAGCCGACGCAAAGCCGGTCATCTACCTCTATCCGGAGGCGGAGACCGATGTCACCGTTACCCTGGACTATGACGGGGAACTGACCTGTGTTTATCCCGTCATGAATGGAAATTCCTGGATGGTCACCGCCAGCCCCGACGGGACGCTGACGGACGCGGTCGGTCAGACCTACAATTACCTCTACTGGGAGGGCGTCAGCCGGACGGAATATGACTTCTCCCAGGGCTTCTGCGTACCAGGCAGGGACACCGCCGCCTTTTTGGAGGACACCCTGGCCACTCTGGGTCTGAACCGCCGGGAGGCCAACGAGTTTATTGTCTACTGGCTGCCCCACATGGAGGGGAACGCCTATAATCTGATCGCCTTCCAGACAAGTTCCTACACGGACCATGCCCGGCTCACGGCAGACCCGGCGCCGGACACGGTGCTGCGGGTCTTCATGGCCTGGAAGCCGCTGGACCGCTCCGTGGAGCTTCCGCCCCAGACACTGGCCGCCCCGGTGCGTACCGGCTTCACCCTGGTGGAGTGGGGCGGCGCAGAGATCTCATAAACCGAATTTACACAAAGGAGGAATTCCCTTGTCTCACCAGACTGTCATCGTGCTGGACTTCGGCGGACAGTACAATCAGCTCATTGCCCGCCGGGTCCGGGAGTGCGGCGTCTACTGCGAGGTAAAGCCCTACACCACCCCGCTGGCGGACATCCGCGCCATGAATCCCATCGGCATCATCTTTACCGGTGGCCCCAACAGCGTGTATGATCCCAAATCCCCCCAGGTGGACCCGGCCATTTTCACCTGGGGCGTGCCCATCCTGGGCATCTGCTACGGCTGTCAGCTGATGGCCCATAACCTGGGCGGCCGGGTTACCGAGGCCCAGGACGACTCCGCCCGGGAGTACGGCAAGACCGAGACGTATTTCGATTCGGCCTGCAAGCTCTTCAAGGGCCTTCCCGCCCAGGGCATCACCTGGATGAGTCACGGGGACTACATGGAGAAGGTGCCGGAGGGCTTCGCTCTGGTGGCCCACTCCGACGCCTGCCCCAATGTGGCCATCTGCGATGAGAGCCGCGGCTTCTACGGCGTCCAGTACCACCCGGAGGTCAATCATACGGAGCATGGCACCGACATGATCCGCAACTTCCTGTATGAGGTCTGCGGCGCAGCGGGCGACTGGACCATGGGCGACTACAAGGAG
This DNA window, taken from Dysosmobacter welbionis, encodes the following:
- a CDS encoding Mrp/NBP35 family ATP-binding protein — translated: MSECTHDCSTCGESCSERQEPQSLLKEHHPEAHIGKVFGIVSGKGGVGKSMVTSQLAVTMRRRGHQVGILDADVTGPSIPKAFGIHGQATGSEAGLYPMVSKTGIQVMSTNLLLPNETDPVIWRGPVISGVVQQFWTDVLWNCDYLFVDMPPGTGDVSLSVFQSIPLDGIVIVASPQELVSMVVEKAVKMAEMMEVPIVGLVENMSYVTCPDCGKQIHLFGQGKTAEAAERHHLPVLAEMPIDPALAALTDAGDIESFQGSWLEAAADKLEGK
- a CDS encoding xanthine phosphoribosyltransferase; this encodes MQELKDRIVKEGKVLPGNIIKVDGFLNHRIDTELMDHIAEEFGKHFNMDEVTMILTAEASGIALSAIVAHHFHKPMIFAKKAKSDNIEGGLYQSDIFSYTYKKKVTLLVSKEWLSADDKVLIIDDFMANGEAMRGLCDIVNAAGATLVGIGCAVEKGFQGGGDRLRAAGVNLKSLAIIESAEPGNIVFRGED